The genomic interval GATCGGCGACATCGAGGGGTACGACCCCGTCGCGCCGGGCGTCAAGGAGACGCTCGCGGGCGAGACGCTCGTCTTCCCGCGCCGGCTCACGGTGGACGAGCTCCGCGACCGCGTCGCCGCGCGGCTCCGCACCGACTACGGCGTCGGTCGGGTCGACGTCGACGTCGAGGCCGACGGCACCGTCGCGTACCTCGCCGTCGGTTCCCGCGAGTCCGGAATCGGACCGACGCTTCCCCCGGAGAGCTGTGCGGTCGCGGTGCGCGCGGACCCCGCTCACGCCGCCAGCGCCGGGGACCTCGTACAGGTGTACCGGACGGGCGCGGACGGCCCGGAGCGGGTCGCCCTCGCGGAACTGCGCGGGACGGCGGGCGACGTGGCGACGCTGGCGGTCGACACCGCCGACGCGGACGCGCTCGCCGCCGAGGAGCGCTACCGGCTGGCGACGCTCCCGGTCGAACCCCGCTCGGACCGCGAGTTCGCGTCGCTGTTGCGCGCGGCCGACGAGACGATGGGCGTCGTCACGCTCGCCGAGGGGAGCGACCTCGTCGGCACGCCCGTCGGCGCGGTCGACGCCGCGGTCGTGGCGGTCCGCGGTCACGGCGGACTCGAACCCATCCCGTCGCGGTCGCGCGTGCTCGCCGCCGGCGACGACCTCTACGTCATCGCCGCGCCGAGCCGGCTTCGGCGGCTCGACGCGGCGGCGGGCGCGAGCGACAGCGACTAATCCCGTCCGCGCTATCGACCGGTATGGCCGACGAGCCCATCGACCCGAGCGACATCGGCGAGGCGGACGCCCCGCCGGTCGAGGAGGCGCCCTACAAGCTGGTGTTCGAGGCGAACAAGTGCATCGCGGCGGGCAAGTGTGCCGAGGTCTCCGCGAACTGGGAGATGGACCTCTCGACGGGCATCGCGAAGCCGCTCACGTACTTCTTCGACGAGTCGGAACTCGACCACAACCTCCGCGCGGCGGAGGTCTGCCCCGCGAAGAAGGACCGCGGCGTCATCCACGTCGTGGACCGGCGGACGAACGAGGAGATAGCCCCCGACCCCGAGGGGGACGGCACGCTCTCCGTGGACTGGTAGGCGAACAGGCGGTTCGTCGCCCGGCCCAACCCGTGAACCGCGCTCCCGCCTCGGCGGGTCGGGGCCGCGTTCAGCGCAT from Halosegnis marinus carries:
- a CDS encoding TrkA C-terminal domain-containing protein → MTQAVELLGRVVANAVTVAGLSLLSGLLATLLGVVHRWYARATVPAGLSVLVGLTAVVLVLNVESALGTLITGATNGSSPGTVFDTGVIVVNTTVLAASAVAAAAGGRLGDQLGESTFALTGSGAVDVDVSAVVQAVGRVITVDLPEEIGDIEGYDPVAPGVKETLAGETLVFPRRLTVDELRDRVAARLRTDYGVGRVDVDVEADGTVAYLAVGSRESGIGPTLPPESCAVAVRADPAHAASAGDLVQVYRTGADGPERVALAELRGTAGDVATLAVDTADADALAAEERYRLATLPVEPRSDREFASLLRAADETMGVVTLAEGSDLVGTPVGAVDAAVVAVRGHGGLEPIPSRSRVLAAGDDLYVIAAPSRLRRLDAAAGASDSD
- a CDS encoding ferredoxin, producing the protein MADEPIDPSDIGEADAPPVEEAPYKLVFEANKCIAAGKCAEVSANWEMDLSTGIAKPLTYFFDESELDHNLRAAEVCPAKKDRGVIHVVDRRTNEEIAPDPEGDGTLSVDW